The following are from one region of the Petrotoga mobilis SJ95 genome:
- a CDS encoding D-2-hydroxyacid dehydrogenase, with product MKIHINDPLDENALKKLQNELPDLEITSEHLEKDVLKDKIKEIDVLIVRSATKVTKEILEHADKLKIVARAGMGLDNIDVDTAKLKGITVLNTPGQNSLSVAELVIGMVLDIYRHITRGTIGLKNEQWEKKQLEGFELSQKTFGIIGFGYVGKNLAQLLKGFQTNTLVYDVFEISAEEQKNYNVRQVSLEELLQNSDIISLHIPKNEKTYHFISEPQIKMMKDGAVIINAARGGVLDENYVLKYLKNGKLLGVGLDVFEEEPPKGDFYKELFALPNVVLTPHIGASTKEAQERVGINIVDRVVEEVKKLN from the coding sequence ATGAAAATTCATATAAATGACCCTTTGGATGAAAATGCCTTAAAAAAATTACAAAACGAATTACCTGATCTTGAAATTACTTCGGAACACCTCGAAAAAGATGTCCTCAAAGATAAAATTAAAGAAATTGACGTATTAATTGTAAGAAGTGCAACTAAGGTAACAAAAGAAATATTAGAACACGCAGATAAATTAAAGATTGTAGCAAGAGCGGGCATGGGATTAGATAATATAGATGTCGATACTGCTAAATTGAAAGGAATAACCGTCTTAAATACGCCGGGCCAGAATTCTTTATCCGTTGCAGAATTGGTTATAGGAATGGTTTTAGATATTTATCGGCACATTACAAGAGGGACGATCGGTTTAAAAAATGAACAATGGGAAAAAAAACAACTAGAAGGATTTGAGTTGTCACAAAAAACCTTTGGTATCATCGGCTTTGGTTATGTAGGAAAAAATTTGGCACAATTACTAAAAGGTTTTCAGACCAATACTCTGGTGTATGATGTTTTTGAAATAAGTGCAGAAGAGCAAAAGAATTATAACGTTAGACAGGTATCTTTGGAGGAGTTACTCCAAAATTCTGATATTATTTCTTTACATATTCCAAAAAACGAAAAAACTTATCACTTTATAAGTGAACCCCAAATCAAAATGATGAAAGATGGTGCTGTAATAATTAATGCTGCAAGGGGAGGCGTCCTCGACGAGAATTATGTGCTTAAATATTTGAAAAATGGCAAGCTCCTTGGAGTAGGATTGGATGTTTTCGAAGAAGAACCTCCAAAAGGTGATTTTTACAAGGAACTTTTTGCTTTACCAAATGTTGTCTTAACACCACATATAGGTGCTTCTACAAAAGAAGCGCAAGAACGAGTGGGAATAAATATAGTAGACAGAGTGGTAGAAGAAGTTAAGAAACTTAACTGA
- a CDS encoding pyridoxal-phosphate-dependent aminotransferase family protein: MAKLVRKNYLMAPGPTPVPIDLLLEGAKDTIHHRTPQYLEIQSTALENLKYLFQTKNNVYTLAASGTGVMEAAVANLISPGDTAIAVNGGKFGERWCELCKAYDANLVEIDIEWGKYVRVEQIKKALEEHPETKAVFTTISETSTGVVHPIKEIAEIVKETDAVLVVDAISGMLAEPLKMDDWNIDVVVTGVQKGFMMPPGVAMIALSDKAMKVVENSNNRRYYFDLRAYKKSFPDSPYTPPVNLVYQLAKATESLKEETIENVWERHRILAEATRAAIKAMNLELFAERPGNVLTAIKVPHNVNGEGIVKFLRDEWGVTFAGGQSQLKGKIIRIAHLGYMSKFDVIIAVSALEMAFNKFGFEVELGKGVKAAEEVFMKEGV; the protein is encoded by the coding sequence GTGGCAAAGTTAGTAAGAAAGAATTATCTCATGGCTCCAGGACCAACCCCAGTTCCAATTGATCTTTTATTGGAAGGTGCAAAGGATACCATCCATCATAGAACCCCACAATATTTGGAAATTCAAAGCACAGCCCTAGAAAATCTTAAATATCTCTTTCAAACAAAGAATAATGTATACACCTTAGCTGCTTCTGGAACAGGAGTAATGGAAGCTGCAGTTGCCAACCTTATTTCACCAGGTGATACGGCTATTGCTGTAAATGGAGGTAAATTTGGGGAAAGATGGTGCGAATTGTGTAAAGCTTACGATGCAAATTTAGTTGAAATCGATATCGAATGGGGAAAATATGTTCGAGTAGAACAAATCAAAAAAGCACTAGAAGAGCATCCAGAAACAAAAGCTGTTTTCACCACCATAAGCGAAACCTCTACAGGTGTTGTACATCCTATCAAAGAAATAGCTGAGATTGTAAAAGAAACTGATGCGGTTTTAGTTGTTGATGCTATTTCTGGAATGCTGGCTGAACCTTTAAAAATGGATGATTGGAACATTGATGTAGTAGTAACTGGAGTTCAAAAGGGATTTATGATGCCTCCAGGAGTAGCGATGATAGCGTTAAGTGACAAAGCAATGAAAGTTGTTGAAAATTCTAACAACCGTAGATATTACTTTGATTTAAGAGCATATAAAAAAAGTTTCCCAGATTCTCCATATACTCCTCCTGTTAACCTTGTTTATCAGTTAGCAAAGGCAACCGAGTCGCTAAAAGAGGAAACAATTGAAAACGTTTGGGAAAGGCACAGAATCCTAGCAGAAGCAACAAGGGCTGCTATTAAAGCTATGAACTTAGAACTTTTCGCAGAAAGACCTGGAAATGTATTAACAGCAATAAAGGTACCTCATAATGTTAATGGTGAAGGTATAGTTAAATTTTTGAGAGATGAATGGGGTGTTACCTTTGCAGGCGGACAATCGCAATTAAAAGGAAAAATAATAAGAATTGCCCACCTTGGTTACATGTCAAAATTTGATGTCATCATTGCTGTAAGTGCTTTAGAAATGGCTTTTAACAAATTCGGCTTCGAAGTTGAACTTGGCAAAGGGGTAAAAGCTGCCGAAGAAGTTTTCATGAAAGAGGGGGTTTAA
- a CDS encoding alpha-amylase family glycosyl hydrolase, which yields MFLGYHILIKFYKNGELTNDFPKESYRYYEKNAIDGDLQGVIKELDYLKELGIDLIYLGPIFKSKTTHGYDITNYFSISENISSNSKEEAKAIFTKLIEDAHKRGIKVIIDLVLNHASKEFDFNSIPKDLNVKTESPRSPQEERWQRSFLFWNLDDEDTREFLIRVGEYWLKNFELDGFRLDHALGLPLNFLEEFSIRMKKIKKDAIILGEVWEDEGDKLKNFNLLKKFKGDDAQRFTSMFDFSTYDTIKEVLGKKNGSLIELYDQIVLSNKLNEREFQLTYFIENHDLPRFIDICQEIEIFYIAVGLLMALTGNVMLEYGNEIALKGDQTINNFHESGRVAMKFKEDWSNLEKETFNYCKNLINLRKVHTSLSSGNYEFVNSEENLLIFNKKEGYDEIKVVIYIGEQEYHLDKEYLDLIRNTKVLKLKKGIYYLQ from the coding sequence ATGTTTTTAGGATACCACATTCTAATAAAATTTTATAAAAATGGAGAATTAACAAATGATTTTCCAAAGGAGAGTTATCGCTATTACGAAAAAAATGCAATAGATGGAGATCTTCAAGGTGTCATTAAAGAATTAGACTATTTAAAAGAGCTTGGGATAGATTTGATATATCTTGGGCCTATTTTTAAAAGTAAAACCACACACGGATACGATATTACCAATTATTTTTCTATCTCAGAAAACATAAGTTCTAATTCCAAAGAAGAAGCTAAAGCTATCTTTACAAAGCTTATTGAAGATGCTCATAAAAGAGGAATAAAAGTTATTATCGATCTAGTACTTAACCATGCCTCAAAGGAGTTTGATTTTAATTCCATCCCTAAAGATTTGAACGTTAAAACCGAATCTCCCCGTTCACCTCAAGAAGAAAGATGGCAAAGATCCTTTTTGTTCTGGAATCTAGATGACGAAGATACAAGAGAATTTTTAATAAGAGTTGGAGAGTATTGGCTAAAAAACTTTGAATTAGACGGATTTAGATTGGATCATGCCTTAGGCTTGCCATTAAACTTTTTAGAGGAATTTTCTATAAGGATGAAAAAAATAAAAAAAGATGCGATAATTTTAGGTGAAGTATGGGAAGATGAAGGAGATAAGTTAAAAAATTTTAATCTTCTTAAAAAGTTCAAGGGAGATGATGCTCAACGTTTTACCAGTATGTTTGATTTTTCTACATACGATACTATTAAAGAGGTTTTGGGAAAGAAAAATGGATCGTTAATCGAGCTATACGATCAAATAGTATTATCAAACAAATTAAACGAAAGAGAATTCCAGTTAACTTATTTTATAGAAAATCATGATCTTCCAAGGTTCATAGATATATGCCAAGAAATAGAGATATTTTACATTGCGGTTGGTTTATTAATGGCTCTTACAGGTAATGTGATGCTGGAATATGGCAATGAGATAGCTTTAAAAGGAGACCAAACAATTAATAATTTTCACGAAAGTGGAAGAGTTGCGATGAAATTCAAAGAAGATTGGTCAAATTTAGAAAAAGAAACCTTCAATTACTGTAAAAATCTCATTAACTTAAGGAAAGTTCACACGTCTCTTTCATCAGGGAACTATGAATTTGTTAATTCAGAAGAAAATTTACTGATTTTTAACAAGAAAGAGGGATATGATGAGATAAAGGTAGTCATTTATATCGGAGAACAAGAGTATCATTTGGATAAAGAATATTTAGATCTAATTAGAAATACAAAAGTTTTGAAATTAAAAAAAGGCATTTATTATCTTCAATAA
- a CDS encoding B12-binding domain-containing radical SAM protein, with protein MNILLVYPAYPETFWSFKHALKFISKRAALPPLGLITIASYLPKEWNVRLVDMNCEKLKKEDILNSDYVFISAMAVQRESAINVIKQCNEFGKPIVAGGPLFTMEPDTFQNTVDHFVLGEAEELMDELVEDIKNNKLKRYYAKPNFCNIEATPVPRWDLLNLKWYGSMSIQYSRGCPYNCEFCDIAALNGRKPRTKTSKQLIQELQSLYDAWWRRSVFFVDDNFISNKSKLKKDVLPAIIQWQKAHGYPFSFYTEVSIDFSNDDQLMDLMFKAGFDRVFIGLETPDPDSLREANKYQNIKQNLEESIKKIQSFGFEIQGGFIVGFDSDKPTIFDKQFEFIQKNGIVTAMVGILNAPRGSELYSRLLKENRLRGEISGNNVDINTNIIPKMNLEILVKNYKNLVAKLYQPKNYYYRLKKFLVNYKVPGFSKAKIGFQEISAFIKSIIILGIVGKERKQYWKMFFWSLFKKPKAFPKMISLSIYGYHFRKIAENL; from the coding sequence ATGAACATACTTTTGGTTTATCCCGCTTATCCTGAAACATTTTGGAGTTTCAAACACGCACTGAAATTTATTTCCAAACGCGCTGCATTGCCGCCTTTGGGTTTGATTACAATAGCTTCTTATCTACCAAAAGAATGGAATGTTAGATTGGTGGATATGAATTGTGAAAAGTTAAAAAAAGAGGATATACTGAATTCAGATTATGTTTTTATAAGTGCCATGGCTGTTCAAAGAGAGTCTGCAATAAATGTGATCAAACAATGTAATGAATTTGGTAAACCTATAGTCGCTGGCGGTCCTCTTTTTACAATGGAACCTGACACATTTCAAAATACTGTTGATCATTTTGTCCTCGGAGAAGCAGAAGAACTTATGGATGAGCTAGTTGAAGATATTAAAAATAATAAATTGAAAAGATATTATGCAAAACCTAATTTTTGTAATATCGAAGCTACACCCGTTCCCAGGTGGGATCTGTTAAATCTCAAATGGTATGGGTCCATGAGCATCCAGTATTCTAGAGGTTGCCCTTATAATTGTGAATTTTGCGATATTGCCGCCTTGAATGGTAGAAAACCCAGAACTAAGACAAGTAAACAGTTGATTCAAGAACTTCAATCTTTGTACGATGCATGGTGGAGGCGTTCTGTTTTCTTTGTAGACGATAATTTTATCTCAAATAAATCAAAATTAAAAAAAGATGTGTTACCCGCAATAATACAGTGGCAAAAAGCTCATGGTTACCCGTTTTCTTTCTATACTGAAGTTTCTATAGATTTCTCCAATGATGATCAACTCATGGACTTGATGTTCAAAGCGGGTTTTGACAGAGTTTTTATTGGCTTAGAAACCCCTGATCCGGATAGTCTAAGAGAAGCTAATAAGTATCAAAATATTAAGCAAAATCTTGAAGAGTCTATCAAAAAAATTCAAAGTTTTGGTTTTGAAATTCAGGGAGGATTTATTGTCGGTTTTGACAGTGATAAGCCCACAATTTTCGATAAGCAATTCGAGTTTATTCAGAAAAACGGCATAGTTACCGCCATGGTTGGTATTTTAAATGCACCAAGGGGAAGTGAATTATACTCAAGATTACTCAAGGAAAATAGATTACGGGGAGAAATAAGTGGAAACAATGTGGATATCAATACGAATATAATTCCAAAGATGAACTTGGAAATCCTAGTCAAGAATTACAAAAATCTTGTTGCTAAGCTTTATCAGCCCAAAAACTATTATTATCGTTTGAAAAAATTTTTGGTTAATTATAAAGTACCTGGATTCTCCAAGGCTAAGATAGGGTTTCAAGAAATTAGTGCTTTTATTAAATCCATTATTATTTTAGGGATTGTTGGTAAAGAAAGAAAACAATATTGGAAAATGTTTT
- a CDS encoding secondary thiamine-phosphate synthase enzyme YjbQ, whose protein sequence is MIYTYSLKTHNREEMIDITSYIQQSVENSKIEEGILIVYVPHTTAAVTINENADPSVRKDITDFLRNKIPKSTEYSHLEGNADSHIKSTLVGPTLSLIIENGKLLLGTWQGIYFCEFDGPRNRNFIVKIIEG, encoded by the coding sequence ATGATATATACCTACTCTTTAAAAACCCATAATAGAGAAGAAATGATCGACATAACCAGCTATATTCAACAGAGTGTCGAAAATTCAAAAATAGAAGAAGGCATTTTGATAGTATATGTCCCCCATACAACTGCCGCCGTAACAATCAACGAAAATGCAGATCCATCTGTAAGAAAAGACATCACAGATTTTCTAAGAAATAAAATCCCTAAAAGTACGGAATATTCTCATCTTGAAGGCAATGCTGACTCGCATATAAAATCAACGCTCGTTGGACCAACATTGTCTTTAATTATTGAAAATGGAAAGCTTTTATTGGGGACATGGCAAGGAATTTATTTCTGTGAGTTCGATGGTCCAAGAAACAGAAATTTTATAGTAAAAATCATCGAAGGTTAA
- the aroH gene encoding chorismate mutase translates to MDSEYKIVGIRGATSLNEDHPIELTENVIELWNEIMNKNDISRIISVIFSVTPDIKSLNPATILREKLDLNNVPFMSLEEASFNDSRKKIIRVLIICESSTQNFVYLHEAKNLRTKKE, encoded by the coding sequence ATGGATTCTGAATATAAAATAGTGGGAATAAGAGGAGCGACTTCCTTAAACGAAGATCATCCAATAGAATTAACTGAAAATGTTATAGAGTTATGGAATGAAATAATGAATAAAAACGATATATCACGTATAATATCAGTGATATTCTCTGTAACCCCTGACATCAAAAGTCTCAATCCTGCTACAATTCTACGTGAGAAATTAGATCTTAATAACGTCCCTTTTATGAGTTTAGAAGAAGCTTCCTTTAATGATTCTCGAAAAAAAATAATAAGGGTGCTGATTATTTGTGAAAGCAGCACCCAAAATTTTGTTTACCTACATGAGGCAAAGAATTTAAGAACCAAAAAAGAATGA
- a CDS encoding ferredoxin encodes MKIVIDKEACIGDAICESLCPDVFQMADDGKAEVIDEQSDAPCVQDAIDACPTEAISIEE; translated from the coding sequence ATGAAGATAGTTATTGACAAAGAAGCTTGTATAGGAGACGCTATATGTGAAAGTCTATGCCCAGACGTATTCCAAATGGCCGATGATGGAAAAGCCGAAGTTATTGATGAACAAAGTGACGCCCCATGCGTGCAAGATGCTATAGATGCTTGCCCAACTGAGGCTATAAGCATCGAAGAATAA
- the minD gene encoding septum site-determining protein MinD, with translation MENAKVFVITSGKGGVGKTTITANLGATLAKKGYNVCLIDADIGLKNLDLILGLENRIVYTIMDVVSGNKTVMEALVKHKQLKNLSLLASSQIANKDLMSPQDMSDIVSKLSKHFHYIIIDSPAGIERGFQNAVSSAQHAIVVTTPDLTAISDADRVIGLLENQGYTDDRISLIVNRLKLRLVKRNEMLSADDIKEALALNLIGIIPDSEEILLSSNEGTPISTNQEAKLYSVFNNISDRILGKDIPLEKDLIDVDHAPQGFIEFIKRIFRRG, from the coding sequence ATGGAAAATGCAAAGGTGTTTGTTATTACCTCTGGAAAAGGGGGAGTTGGTAAAACTACCATCACAGCTAATTTAGGGGCCACCTTAGCAAAAAAAGGTTACAATGTTTGCCTTATAGATGCAGATATTGGATTGAAAAATCTGGATTTGATTTTGGGGTTGGAAAACAGAATAGTTTACACTATAATGGATGTTGTAAGTGGTAACAAAACTGTTATGGAAGCACTCGTAAAACACAAACAGTTAAAAAATCTCTCTCTACTGGCTTCTTCTCAGATTGCCAACAAAGATTTAATGTCCCCTCAAGATATGAGCGATATAGTTTCTAAACTCTCTAAACATTTTCATTACATTATTATAGATTCCCCAGCAGGAATAGAAAGAGGATTCCAAAACGCTGTTTCATCTGCACAACACGCTATCGTTGTTACTACACCAGACCTGACTGCCATAAGCGACGCAGATAGAGTCATAGGGTTGCTTGAAAATCAAGGTTATACCGACGATCGCATATCATTAATTGTGAATCGATTAAAATTGAGACTTGTTAAAAGAAACGAAATGCTTTCCGCTGATGATATTAAAGAAGCTCTAGCATTGAATTTAATCGGAATAATACCTGATAGTGAGGAAATTTTACTTTCTTCCAACGAAGGAACTCCAATATCGACAAACCAAGAAGCTAAACTTTATTCTGTTTTCAATAATATAAGCGATAGAATCTTAGGAAAAGATATACCTTTAGAAAAAGATTTGATAGATGTCGACCACGCCCCTCAAGGATTTATAGAATTCATCAAAAGAATATTCAGAAGAGGGTGA
- a CDS encoding L7Ae/L30e/S12e/Gadd45 family ribosomal protein: MGNGNSLNEQKILSYMGFASKAKKIVYGKQGLRNYIRSFQKKKLILIPKDVGSRVKLDVIKHCQVFDVPYIELYCSKSTIAKALGKQNISVIGITDESIIEGILKLYQ; this comes from the coding sequence ATGGGGAATGGGAATTCCTTAAATGAACAAAAGATTTTGAGTTATATGGGTTTTGCCTCTAAAGCAAAGAAGATTGTTTATGGCAAGCAAGGATTGAGGAATTATATACGCTCATTTCAAAAAAAGAAATTAATACTTATTCCAAAAGATGTTGGTTCAAGAGTGAAACTAGACGTAATAAAACATTGTCAAGTTTTCGATGTACCTTATATAGAATTATATTGCTCAAAGTCAACAATAGCTAAGGCTCTTGGTAAACAAAATATAAGTGTCATAGGAATTACAGATGAAAGTATCATTGAAGGAATATTGAAATTGTACCAATAG
- a CDS encoding YjjG family noncanonical pyrimidine nucleotidase, whose product MKGQIKMIYFDLDHTLWDFESNSQEALKMVYQKYNHIFREISLNRFVESYKKINKRLWEMYRKKEIGQVELKLLRFEITLNALKIKHREDLIEEMNSTYLEILSKQKLLVDGAVETLEYLKDKYELGILTNGFRKTQIVKMKSSGIFDYFSILVSSEDVGFPKPDEKIFNYAILMSKKSKDEIVYIGDDFENDILPAIRCGIGAIWFKNHEDSLETQETDVLSISKLIELKNIF is encoded by the coding sequence TTGAAAGGCCAAATAAAAATGATCTACTTTGATTTAGACCATACACTTTGGGATTTTGAAAGTAATTCGCAGGAAGCATTGAAGATGGTTTATCAAAAGTACAATCACATTTTTCGTGAGATATCCTTAAATAGGTTTGTGGAATCGTACAAAAAAATAAATAAACGATTGTGGGAAATGTATAGAAAAAAAGAAATCGGTCAAGTAGAGTTAAAGCTTCTTCGATTTGAAATAACCTTAAATGCCTTAAAAATAAAGCATAGAGAAGATTTGATAGAAGAGATGAATAGTACTTACCTAGAAATCTTATCGAAGCAAAAACTTCTCGTTGATGGTGCAGTGGAAACTTTGGAATATTTGAAAGATAAGTATGAATTAGGAATTTTGACAAACGGCTTTAGAAAAACTCAAATTGTCAAAATGAAAAGTTCCGGAATATTTGATTATTTTAGTATTTTAGTTAGTTCTGAAGATGTTGGTTTCCCTAAACCTGATGAAAAGATTTTTAATTATGCAATTTTAATGTCTAAAAAATCTAAAGATGAAATCGTCTACATTGGTGATGATTTTGAAAATGACATCTTACCAGCAATAAGATGTGGGATAGGCGCCATTTGGTTTAAAAATCATGAAGATTCTCTTGAAACCCAAGAGACTGATGTTCTCAGTATATCCAAGCTCATAGAGCTGAAAAATATATTTTAA
- the infB gene encoding translation initiation factor IF-2: MSKTRIYEVAKELGMNSKELMEFLEKELNISVKSHMSTIEEETVQVIMDLIEEERQTKKEVKKQKEPSKEKGKSSEQVKVKEKSKEEPVEEKFLREVTITSHDLSLDILAKQIGLEQNDIIKDMFMKGVVLRPGQKLDITMAENIAMNYNVILNFEIEKKETEEGKEQDIEAILAKKWNDIYEKEKDKLAPRPPVVTIMGHVDHGKTTLLDKIRNTHVADKEEGGITQSIGAYQIEYNGQKITFIDTPGHEAFTEMRARGAQVTDIVVLIIAADDGVMPQTIEAYNHAKSANVPIIVAINKIDKPNANVELTKQQMVSKLNLIPEDWGGDTITVLVSAKTGEGIDELLEMILLVSEMQEIRCIPDGKARAVIIESRVDKAMGPLGTVIVKDGILKVGDDFISGSTYGRVRRLINDKGESLIKAVPSTPVQVLGFNDVPNTHSILYVIDSKEEARTLAEKVKEKEEEKSKGPAKRHVKLEDIMQKMEEEEKKKLNILLKASTYGEIEALRNAIQKFENPEIDIEIIHAGIGPVSTSDIMLASASDAIVLGFRVKADSKALKMAEAEGIEVRRYNIIFDLIDDIKKALEGMLEPIQKEELTGNGVIKEEFKIKGVGKIAGVQVNEGYVQRDGGVRIYRNGGLIADVKIKSLKHYKDEVKSIEAPKECGIQFENFEDFTKGDELEFYKHVFVKRELGLEQKTK, from the coding sequence GTGTCGAAGACCCGAATATATGAAGTTGCAAAGGAGTTGGGAATGAACTCTAAAGAATTAATGGAATTTTTAGAAAAGGAATTAAATATTTCTGTCAAAAGTCATATGAGCACTATAGAAGAAGAAACTGTGCAAGTTATCATGGATCTTATTGAGGAAGAAAGGCAAACTAAAAAGGAAGTAAAAAAGCAAAAAGAACCTTCGAAAGAGAAAGGCAAATCTTCAGAACAAGTGAAAGTCAAGGAAAAATCAAAAGAAGAACCTGTTGAAGAAAAGTTTTTAAGAGAGGTTACTATAACTTCCCACGATTTAAGCCTTGATATTTTAGCAAAACAAATTGGATTGGAACAAAATGATATTATAAAAGACATGTTTATGAAAGGCGTTGTATTAAGGCCAGGTCAGAAACTAGATATAACCATGGCAGAAAATATTGCTATGAATTATAACGTTATATTGAATTTCGAAATTGAAAAAAAGGAAACAGAAGAAGGAAAAGAACAAGATATAGAAGCTATCCTTGCTAAAAAATGGAACGATATTTATGAAAAAGAGAAAGACAAATTGGCTCCACGCCCTCCGGTTGTCACTATTATGGGACACGTTGATCATGGGAAAACAACCTTGTTAGACAAAATTAGAAATACCCACGTCGCTGATAAAGAAGAAGGCGGTATTACTCAATCTATAGGTGCTTACCAGATAGAGTACAACGGCCAAAAGATTACTTTTATTGATACCCCTGGCCACGAAGCATTTACAGAAATGAGAGCCAGAGGAGCTCAAGTAACTGATATAGTTGTTCTTATCATTGCGGCAGATGATGGTGTAATGCCTCAAACAATAGAAGCTTATAATCATGCAAAAAGTGCCAACGTTCCTATAATAGTGGCTATAAATAAAATTGATAAACCTAACGCCAATGTTGAATTAACAAAACAACAGATGGTATCTAAACTCAATCTTATTCCAGAAGATTGGGGAGGAGATACAATAACAGTTCTTGTTTCTGCAAAAACAGGCGAAGGAATCGATGAATTGTTGGAAATGATTCTCTTAGTATCTGAAATGCAGGAGATAAGGTGCATCCCCGATGGAAAAGCTAGAGCAGTAATCATAGAAAGTCGAGTTGACAAAGCTATGGGTCCTTTGGGAACGGTTATAGTTAAAGATGGAATATTGAAAGTTGGGGATGATTTTATCTCAGGTTCTACTTATGGCAGAGTCAGAAGATTGATAAATGACAAAGGAGAAAGTTTAATAAAAGCCGTTCCTTCCACTCCTGTCCAAGTTTTGGGGTTTAATGATGTTCCAAACACACATTCTATTTTATACGTTATTGATTCAAAAGAAGAAGCCAGAACGCTAGCAGAAAAAGTAAAAGAAAAAGAAGAAGAAAAAAGTAAAGGTCCAGCTAAAAGACACGTGAAGCTTGAAGATATTATGCAAAAAATGGAAGAGGAAGAAAAAAAGAAATTAAATATTTTATTAAAAGCCAGTACTTATGGAGAAATAGAGGCTTTAAGAAACGCTATACAGAAATTCGAAAATCCGGAAATAGATATTGAAATTATACATGCGGGGATAGGACCGGTAAGCACAAGTGATATAATGTTAGCTTCCGCTTCAGATGCGATTGTTCTGGGTTTTAGAGTAAAAGCTGATTCAAAGGCATTAAAGATGGCAGAAGCTGAGGGAATAGAAGTCAGAAGGTACAATATTATATTTGATTTGATTGATGATATCAAAAAAGCTTTAGAAGGTATGTTAGAACCCATTCAAAAGGAAGAACTCACGGGAAATGGTGTAATTAAGGAAGAGTTCAAGATAAAAGGTGTAGGGAAAATTGCTGGTGTTCAAGTAAATGAAGGGTACGTTCAAAGAGATGGCGGAGTTAGAATTTACAGGAATGGCGGTTTGATTGCCGATGTAAAAATTAAGAGTTTGAAACATTATAAAGATGAAGTTAAATCTATTGAAGCACCTAAAGAATGTGGAATTCAATTTGAAAATTTCGAAGATTTCACTAAAGGTGATGAATTAGAGTTTTATAAGCATGTATTCGTTAAGCGAGAATTAGGTTTGGAACAAAAAACTAAATAA